GCCGCGTTGCTGCTGCCGTTGGCCGGGGGGGCCGCATGAACGATTCGCTTCAACCCTCTACAACGCGCGCCGCGTCGGTCGTCGCGATCGTCGACGACGACGAAGCCGTGCGTGACGGTCTCGCGTTGCTGCTGCGCACGGTCGGCGTGCCGACGCGCTGCTACGCGGACGCGTCGGCCTTTCTCGCCGATGCCGACGACGCGGCGCTCGGCTGCGTGCTGCTCGACATCCGGATGCCGGGGATGAGCGGCCTCGATGCGCTTGACGAGCTACGCGCGCGGCGCGACCTGCCGGTGATCGTGCTGACGGGCCACGGCAACGTCGACGCGTGCCGGCGCGCGTTCAAGCGCGGCGCGCTCGATTTCCTGCGCAAGCCGGTCGACGACGACGAACTGATCGACACGGTGCAGCAGGCGCTGCGCCGGCAGGCCGCGCAGCGCGGCCAGGACGACGTCGACCAGACTCGCGCGGCCCGCCTCGCGACGCTGAGCGCGCGAGAACGCGAGGTGCTGGAAGGGATCGTGCGCGGCGGGAGCAACAAGGAGATCGCCCGCGAACTCGGGCTGTCGCCGCGCACCGTCGAGACCTATCGCGCAAATGTGTTCGACAAGCTGCGGGCCGCGTCGCTGGTCGAGCTCGTGCGCGATTACGCGGCGCTCGCGGGCGGCTCGCCTCCGTAGCGCTACGGAGGTGCCACCCGTAGCCGAACGGGTTCAACGATCGCGGCGCGATTCCTACGATGACGGCTTCTCCGACAAGTCATTCATCGTCAAGGATTCGATTCATCATGATCAAGCGCTTTGCCCTGCCGTCCACGCTCGCCCTGCTGTTCTCGGGCGCCGCCTTTGCCGATACCGTCGCCGCACCGGAGACGAAGAGGACCGCCGACGCGGGCGACGCCGGCTACTACGCGACGGGCCGCGTCATCGGCGCGTTCGACAACGCGGTGAACATGGAGCTGACGAGCCCGCGCGTCGCGAGCCGCGTCGGCGGCCCGGAGACGGGCTCGAACGTCACCGGCTCGCTCGGCCTCGGCTACCAGTTCGGCAACGGCTGGCGCGCGGAAGGCGAATACGTGTTCAAGCGCACCAACAACTTCACGAGCTACTGGGCGCCGTTCGACGCGAACGCGAACGAATTCCACGTATCGGCGCAGCGCCTGATGCTGAACGGCTACAAGGACTTCGATCTCGGCCGCGGCTTCTCCGTGTACGGCACGCTCGGCATTGGTGTCGCGATCGTGTCGGCCGACGGCTGGCAGACCAACGATACGCGCCGCTTCGCGTCGAAGACGCAGACCAACCTCGCGTACTCGGCCGGCGCGGGCGTCAGCTACGCGATCAACAAGCGCTTCTCGATCGACCTCGGGTATCGCTATGTCGACATGGGCAACGTCGAGACCGGCTTCAACACGTTCGCGAACCGCATCAACGCGCGCGACGAACAGTTGAAGTCGAAGCTGTCGTCGAACGAAGTGTTCATCGGCCTGCGCGGCCGGTTCTGATGGAAGACGCGGCCGGGAGACGCATCGCATGACGAACGTGATCGATACGGGGCGACGCAGGCTCGTGCTGGCGACGACCGCGCTGGCCGCCGTGCCCGCATGGGCTGACGGCGCGCGTGTGCCGCGCGTCGCGCCCGGTGTGCGGCGCGGTGCATCGCCCGACCTGACGGTGCGCATCGTCGACCTGCTGCACGGCGTCGCGGCCGAAGGGATGCGCGTCGAGCTGTCGCGTGTCGACGGCGCGCAGGACGTGCCGCTGGTCGATGCCACCGTCGATGCGCGCGGCGGCACCGGCACGCCGTTGCTGGCCGGCGACGCGTATCGCGCGGACACGTACACGCTGATGCTGCATGTCGGCGAGTACTTCCGTGCGCGTGGCGTGCAGTCGCCGTTCCTGACGGTCGTGCCGGTCCGCTTCCGGATCGCGCGCGACGACGAGCGGCTGCATGTCGCGGTGCAATTCGGCCGCTGGAACTACACGTATTACCGCGGCACGTGATGCGGCCGCACCTGCGCAAAGGGAGGACGACATGACGGGCATCAGCACGCATTTGCTGGACGTCGCCACCGGCCGGCCGATCACCGGCGTGCGGATCGAGCTATTCGACGTGGGCGAGCAGCCGCCGGCGCTCGTCGCGCGTGCGGTCAGCAACGCGGAAGGGCGCAACGACGCGCCGATGCTGGACGGCGAGCTCGCGCGCCGCGGCGAGTTCGAACTGCGGCTGCATCTCGGCGCGTATTTCAAGGTGGCGGATGCGCTGACCGACATCGTGCCCGTGCGTTTCACCGTGACCGATCCGGCGCGACACCATCACGTGCCGGTGGCGTGTTCGCCGTGGTACGTGTCGGTGTATCGGGGCAGTTGAGCGTTCGACGGACGGTGCGAGGCGGCGATGCGCGGTACGCGCGGGGCGTGCGCCGTCCGTTCGGGTGCCCGGGCGCGACGGTAGGACCAGGCTGACCGCCGTATCGGACCGAAGGTGACGCAGTCCGATTTACCGGAACCGGGGCGACGGCGATACTCGGAGCCATTCGTTCAACTACGGGAGCACGGATTGCCGCGGCGGATGTCGCGCAATGCGTCGTCGACATCATGAGCATGCAGGACATCACCGGGCATTACGCGATTCCGCTCGCGCATCCGTTCTCGGATGTGCCGCCGCCGTACGGCCGGCGACGCCGGCCGTTCGTGGCGAGCCGGCGGGCGCGGCAACACGTGTTCGATATCTACGGCGCGCCTCGCGTGCCGGCCCCCGCGACGGACGGCGGCACCGTCGCCAAGGCCGCACGGCCCGCCAAGGCCGTTCGCGCGGCCGACTTCGGTTCCGACAACCGCGCGTGGGTGCGCCCGCATCCGCTGCGCCGCCGCTGGCGGCTCACGCTGATGGCGTGCGCGTTGTTCGGCGCGACGTGCATCCTCGCGACGCATCTGGTCGACGAGCGCCAGCACGCGGCCGAGCACGACGCGGCTTACTCGGCGGCGATCGCGGCCGCGCCGACCGCGGCCGTCGCGGCGACGGAAGTCGCGCGGGCGACGGGCCACGCCGCGGAAGTCGCGATCGTGCAGGCGGATCGGGCGGCGCCGACGGATGCGCAGATGAAGGCTGCGGCGACGGTGGTGGCGGAAACCGCGTCCGCGCAAGCGCGTGCGTTGCACGTCGCGGGGAGCGGCTCGGCGGGTGAGCCGGTGGCGGTGGCGATGGCGGTTGCGTCGAATGCCGTCGTCGCGGAAGCTGCGCCGGCGCGTGCCGATCGTGCATCGTCGGCGCCCAAGCCGGTTGCGGCGCCAGCGGCGCGGCCGGCGGCGAAATCCGCCGGGGCGTCGCGCGGCAAGGCGGCGCGTCAGGCTGCGGCGAATGCGTCTGTCGCGCAACATGCGGCGATCGCGGCGCGTGGTGCGACGCCGCGTGCGCAGCCGGCAGCCCGCGCGGCCGATACGCCGCCGGCCACGCCGGTATCGAGTTCGGCCCAGGCCGTCGGCATGACCGCCACCGAGTTCACGCAATGGCTTGCCGCGACGCGCGATACGTCGCGGTCCGCCGCGGGCGGCACCGATCTGTCGGTCGAACTGCCGAGCCACACGCGGTTGATCGGGCACTGACCGGCGAGCGTCGCGCGGCGTATATCGACGGACAGACCGCACCGGCGACGCCCTGTATCGGCGTCGCTTTTCCGATTTCCATATTTCGACTATTATCGAAATATGGAAACGAATGAAACCATTGCCGCCCTCGCGGCGCTCGCGCATGAATCCCGCCTCGCGGTTTTCCGCGCGCTCGTGCAGGCCGGGCCACAAGGTATGCCGGCCGGCCGGATCGCCACGCTGCTCGACGTGCCGCCGTCGTCGCTGTCCTTTCATCTGAAAGAACTCGCGCACGCGCAACTCGTGACGAGCCGCCAGGACGGTCGCTTCGTGTTCTATTGCGCGAACTTCGACACGATGAACGGGCTGCTCGGCTATCTCACGGAGAATTGTTGCGGCGGCAATCCATGCTCGCCGGTGTCCGGCTGCTCGCCTTCCGGAAAGATCAACAGCCCCCGTCAATCTTGACGCGCATTCGCGCGCCCCGCCGATGACCACGAACGTCCTGATCCTCTGTACCCACAACTCGGCGCGCAGCGTCCTGGCCGAGGGCATGCTCAATCACTGGGCCGCGAAGCTCGGCAAGGATGTGCGGGCCTATAGCGCCGGCAGCGCGCCGAGCGGCCGGCTGAATCCGTTCGCGCTGGAAGCGCTGACGCATGCCGGCGTCGACGTCGGCGGCTATCGCAGCAAAGGCTGGGACGAATTCGTCGGCGACGGTGCGCCGGAAATGCGCGTCGTCATCACGGTGTGCGACAGCGCGGCGTCGGAGACGTGCCCGTACTGGCCCGGCAGCCCGGTCAACGTGCATTGGGGCTACGCCGATCCGTCGAACGCGACGGGCGGCGACGAAGGCAAGCGTCTCGCCTTCGAACTGACACGGCAAGCGATCGGTTACCGGATGCTGCAGTTGCTGGCGCTGCCGCTCGACCGCATGAGCGACGATGCACTCCGGGCCGCGCTGATCGAGATTGCGCAACACTGATCGCACGCTGCGATGCGCCGAGACGCGCAGCCGCCCACGACTACAAGACCGACGCTCGTCCGATGAATACGTCCAACATCACGCCGCCCGGTACGGCGGTCGCGAAACCCGCCATCAACTTCTTCGAACGCTATCTGTCCGTCTGGGTCGCGTTATGCATCGTCGCGGGCATTGCCCTCGGCCAGTCGCTGCCCGGCCTGTTTCAGGCGATCGGCCGGATGGCGTATGCGCGGGTCAATCTGCCGGTCGGGCTGCTGATCTGGGTGATGATCATCCCGATGCTGGTCAAGGTCGACTTCGGCGCGCTGCACGAGGTGCGTCGGCATGTGAAAGGCATCGGCGTCACGCTCGTCGTGAACTGGCTCGTCAAGCCGTTCTCGATGGCGTTTCTCGGCTGGCTCTTCATCCGCCACCTGTTTGCACCGCTGCTGCCGGCGGAACAGCTCGACAGCTATATCGCCGGGCTGATCCTGCTGGCGGCCGCGCCGTGCACGGCGATGGTGTTCGTGTGGAGCCGGCTCACGGGCGGCGATCCGCTGTTCACGCTGTCGCAGGTCGCGCTGAACGACAGCATCATGGTGATCGCGTTCGCACCGCTGGTCGGCCTGCTGCTGGGGATGTCGGCCATCACGGTGCCGTGGGCGACGCTGGTCACGTCGGTGGTGCTCTACATCGTCATTCCGGTGATC
This is a stretch of genomic DNA from Burkholderia cenocepacia. It encodes these proteins:
- the uraH gene encoding hydroxyisourate hydrolase, translated to MTGISTHLLDVATGRPITGVRIELFDVGEQPPALVARAVSNAEGRNDAPMLDGELARRGEFELRLHLGAYFKVADALTDIVPVRFTVTDPARHHHVPVACSPWYVSVYRGS
- a CDS encoding serine protease, with the protein product MQDITGHYAIPLAHPFSDVPPPYGRRRRPFVASRRARQHVFDIYGAPRVPAPATDGGTVAKAARPAKAVRAADFGSDNRAWVRPHPLRRRWRLTLMACALFGATCILATHLVDERQHAAEHDAAYSAAIAAAPTAAVAATEVARATGHAAEVAIVQADRAAPTDAQMKAAATVVAETASAQARALHVAGSGSAGEPVAVAMAVASNAVVAEAAPARADRASSAPKPVAAPAARPAAKSAGASRGKAARQAAANASVAQHAAIAARGATPRAQPAARAADTPPATPVSSSAQAVGMTATEFTQWLAATRDTSRSAAGGTDLSVELPSHTRLIGH
- a CDS encoding outer membrane protein is translated as MIKRFALPSTLALLFSGAAFADTVAAPETKRTADAGDAGYYATGRVIGAFDNAVNMELTSPRVASRVGGPETGSNVTGSLGLGYQFGNGWRAEGEYVFKRTNNFTSYWAPFDANANEFHVSAQRLMLNGYKDFDLGRGFSVYGTLGIGVAIVSADGWQTNDTRRFASKTQTNLAYSAGAGVSYAINKRFSIDLGYRYVDMGNVETGFNTFANRINARDEQLKSKLSSNEVFIGLRGRF
- the arsB gene encoding ACR3 family arsenite efflux transporter, producing MNTSNITPPGTAVAKPAINFFERYLSVWVALCIVAGIALGQSLPGLFQAIGRMAYARVNLPVGLLIWVMIIPMLVKVDFGALHEVRRHVKGIGVTLVVNWLVKPFSMAFLGWLFIRHLFAPLLPAEQLDSYIAGLILLAAAPCTAMVFVWSRLTGGDPLFTLSQVALNDSIMVIAFAPLVGLLLGMSAITVPWATLVTSVVLYIVIPVILAQILRKRLLANGQAAFDAAMIRIGPWSIAALLATLVLLFAFQGEAILRQPLVIALLAVPILIQVFFNSALAYWFNRAVGERHDIACPSALIGASNFFELAVAAAISLFGFHSGAALATVVGVLIEVPVMLLVVRIVNRSEGWYECRVRDHERTAP
- a CDS encoding ArsR/SmtB family transcription factor — encoded protein: METNETIAALAALAHESRLAVFRALVQAGPQGMPAGRIATLLDVPPSSLSFHLKELAHAQLVTSRQDGRFVFYCANFDTMNGLLGYLTENCCGGNPCSPVSGCSPSGKINSPRQS
- a CDS encoding arsenate reductase ArsC, with protein sequence MTTNVLILCTHNSARSVLAEGMLNHWAAKLGKDVRAYSAGSAPSGRLNPFALEALTHAGVDVGGYRSKGWDEFVGDGAPEMRVVITVCDSAASETCPYWPGSPVNVHWGYADPSNATGGDEGKRLAFELTRQAIGYRMLQLLALPLDRMSDDALRAALIEIAQH
- a CDS encoding response regulator transcription factor, giving the protein MNDSLQPSTTRAASVVAIVDDDEAVRDGLALLLRTVGVPTRCYADASAFLADADDAALGCVLLDIRMPGMSGLDALDELRARRDLPVIVLTGHGNVDACRRAFKRGALDFLRKPVDDDELIDTVQQALRRQAAQRGQDDVDQTRAARLATLSAREREVLEGIVRGGSNKEIARELGLSPRTVETYRANVFDKLRAASLVELVRDYAALAGGSPP
- a CDS encoding hydroxyisourate hydrolase, coding for MTNVIDTGRRRLVLATTALAAVPAWADGARVPRVAPGVRRGASPDLTVRIVDLLHGVAAEGMRVELSRVDGAQDVPLVDATVDARGGTGTPLLAGDAYRADTYTLMLHVGEYFRARGVQSPFLTVVPVRFRIARDDERLHVAVQFGRWNYTYYRGT